The Chryseobacterium sp. 52 genome includes a region encoding these proteins:
- a CDS encoding SDR family oxidoreductase yields MPDDKVAYITGGTKGIGFGIAKILLENGISVAFSGRKRDDVEKAEEELKQYSENVLGIVSDVRNLESEEEAVKHTVAKFGRLDFVIANAGLGIFKPVDELSAEEWNDMIETNLTGAFYTLKASVEALKKTEGYYITVSSLAGANFFENGTGYNASKFGVVGFTQAAMIDLRKYNIKSTVIMPGSVATNFNGNVPSEKDNWKIQPEDMGNLVLDILKMNPRVLPSKIEFRATKPA; encoded by the coding sequence ATGCCAGATGATAAAGTAGCTTATATAACCGGAGGAACTAAAGGGATCGGTTTCGGAATAGCTAAAATACTCCTTGAAAATGGTATTTCAGTCGCGTTTTCAGGACGTAAAAGAGATGATGTAGAGAAAGCAGAAGAGGAACTTAAACAATATTCTGAGAATGTTTTGGGGATTGTTTCTGACGTTAGAAACCTTGAAAGTGAAGAAGAAGCTGTAAAACATACCGTTGCGAAATTCGGGAGACTGGATTTTGTTATCGCCAATGCAGGCCTTGGAATTTTTAAACCGGTAGATGAACTCTCAGCTGAAGAATGGAATGACATGATAGAAACCAATCTTACCGGAGCTTTTTATACCCTGAAAGCCTCTGTAGAAGCCTTGAAAAAAACAGAAGGCTATTATATCACCGTTTCAAGTCTCGCGGGTGCCAATTTCTTTGAGAATGGAACAGGTTATAATGCGTCAAAATTCGGAGTCGTAGGATTTACCCAGGCAGCAATGATTGACCTGAGAAAATACAATATCAAATCTACCGTGATTATGCCGGGATCGGTAGCCACTAATTTTAACGGAAATGTTCCTTCAGAAAAAGATAACTGGAAGATTCAGCCTGAAGATATGGGAAATCTGGTACTGGATATTTTAAAAATGAATCCGCGCGTATTGCCCAGCAAGATAGAGTTTAGGGCAACAAAGCCAGCCTAG
- a CDS encoding T9SS type A sorting domain-containing protein gives MKKIYLIALCLFSAASFAQQMISFESLDGFYTGDIHGQGTWISTPTGDMPPNILNQIICTDNASDGMNSLKIVKENTYGTQSIPIIGAFDNLPMMLSYNSFTVSFDINMSQLNGSIFSFQGLSSAEEKFVFRLDFDKTGMVKVLKMLAGIPVMEPTAATWSPNLWYRLTVMGTPTEVKYYLDGILIYSGTAAELISMNQLRFVHDNADGSAYIDNVKVYSEALLSTINSAKNKNTVAVYPSPAVDFIKINSPGRIKSIEIYDPSGKKVQAQLENNRVDVGGLSAGLYLINIKTENGNFSEKFIKK, from the coding sequence ATGAAAAAAATTTACTTAATAGCATTGTGCTTGTTCTCAGCAGCTTCCTTTGCACAGCAGATGATTTCCTTTGAAAGTTTAGACGGGTTTTATACCGGAGATATCCACGGCCAGGGAACATGGATCAGTACTCCCACCGGAGACATGCCTCCCAATATACTCAATCAGATCATTTGTACAGATAATGCATCGGATGGAATGAATTCTCTTAAAATTGTAAAAGAAAATACATACGGAACCCAGTCTATTCCTATTATAGGGGCATTTGATAACCTTCCCATGATGCTTTCTTACAACAGTTTTACGGTTTCCTTTGATATCAATATGTCTCAGCTTAACGGCTCTATTTTTAGCTTTCAGGGACTGAGCAGTGCAGAAGAGAAATTTGTGTTCAGACTGGATTTTGATAAAACAGGAATGGTTAAAGTATTAAAAATGCTTGCCGGAATTCCGGTAATGGAACCTACTGCTGCCACCTGGTCACCAAATCTTTGGTACAGACTCACCGTTATGGGGACTCCAACAGAGGTAAAATATTATTTGGATGGAATTCTGATCTATTCAGGTACAGCAGCAGAGCTCATAAGCATGAATCAGCTACGTTTTGTCCATGATAATGCAGATGGCTCAGCTTATATTGATAATGTGAAGGTGTACAGCGAAGCATTATTATCGACCATAAATAGTGCTAAAAACAAAAATACCGTAGCCGTATATCCTAGTCCTGCCGTAGATTTTATTAAAATCAATTCTCCAGGTAGAATAAAAAGTATCGAAATCTATGATCCTTCCGGAAAGAAGGTTCAGGCTCAGTTAGAAAATAATAGAGTAGATGTGGGAGGTCTTTCTGCAGGTCTATATCTGATTAATATAAAAACAGAGAATGGTAATTTTTCTGAGAAATTCATCAAAAAATAA
- a CDS encoding dipeptidase: MQETLNYINENKQRFVDELFELLRIPSISADPAYKNDVLKCADVCAGYLKNAGADHVEVCETKGYPIVFGEKILDKNLPTVLVYGHYDVQPADPLELWKKPPFEPYIEKTELHPEGAIFARGSADDKGQFFMHLKAFEAMMKTNTLPCNVKFILEGEEEVGSVSLGDFVNENKEKLACDCILISDTHIYSNEQPTVTTGLRGLSYVEVEIEGPNRDLHSGLYGGAVPNPIHILSRMIAKLIDEDGHITIDGFYDNVETVSDAERADMNKLKDNPEEFKKSIGLSGVEGEKSYTTLERTSIRPTLDCNGIWGGYTGEGAKTVIPSKASAKISMRLVPYQTPEEITEKFTKYFEKIAPDNVKVKVTPHHGGMPYVLPSDTKEFLAAKQAMETAFGKEVLPYRSGGSIPITAMFEKVLGAKSVLMGFGLDSDAIHSPNEHYGLFNFYKGIESIPLFFENYSK; the protein is encoded by the coding sequence ATGCAAGAGACATTAAATTACATTAACGAAAACAAACAGCGTTTCGTGGATGAATTATTTGAGTTATTGAGAATTCCTTCTATTTCTGCAGATCCCGCTTATAAAAATGATGTATTGAAATGTGCAGATGTTTGTGCAGGATACCTTAAAAATGCCGGAGCTGATCATGTTGAAGTATGTGAAACAAAAGGGTATCCGATTGTTTTTGGAGAGAAAATTTTAGATAAAAACCTTCCTACGGTCCTTGTGTACGGACATTATGACGTACAGCCTGCAGACCCGCTGGAATTATGGAAAAAGCCACCTTTCGAACCGTATATTGAAAAAACTGAGCTTCATCCCGAAGGAGCAATCTTTGCAAGAGGTTCAGCGGATGATAAAGGACAGTTTTTCATGCACCTGAAGGCTTTTGAAGCAATGATGAAGACCAATACTCTTCCATGTAATGTGAAATTTATCTTAGAAGGAGAAGAAGAAGTAGGATCTGTGAGCTTAGGAGACTTTGTTAATGAAAATAAAGAAAAACTGGCTTGCGACTGTATCCTGATTTCTGATACCCATATCTACAGCAATGAACAGCCTACTGTAACTACAGGTTTAAGAGGCTTAAGCTACGTAGAAGTTGAAATAGAAGGACCAAACAGAGACCTGCATTCAGGACTTTACGGAGGAGCGGTTCCCAATCCTATCCACATACTTTCCAGAATGATCGCTAAACTGATCGATGAAGACGGACATATTACCATTGACGGATTCTACGATAATGTAGAGACTGTTTCTGATGCCGAGAGAGCAGATATGAACAAACTGAAGGATAACCCTGAGGAATTCAAAAAATCAATCGGACTGAGCGGAGTAGAAGGTGAAAAAAGCTATACAACGCTTGAAAGAACATCTATCCGTCCTACTTTAGACTGTAATGGGATCTGGGGAGGATATACAGGAGAAGGAGCAAAAACAGTAATCCCTTCTAAAGCTTCTGCTAAAATCTCAATGCGTCTGGTTCCTTATCAGACTCCCGAAGAGATCACAGAAAAATTCACAAAATATTTTGAAAAGATTGCTCCTGATAACGTAAAAGTAAAAGTGACCCCTCACCATGGTGGTATGCCTTACGTTTTACCAAGTGATACTAAAGAATTCTTAGCCGCTAAACAGGCTATGGAAACAGCATTTGGGAAAGAAGTTCTTCCATACAGAAGCGGAGGTAGTATTCCGATTACAGCAATGTTTGAAAAAGTATTAGGGGCTAAATCTGTATTAATGGGCTTCGGACTGGATTCTGATGCCATTCACTCCCCAAATGAGCATTACGGATTGTTTAATTTCTATAAAGGAATTGAAAGTATTCCATTGTTCTTCGAGAACTATTCAAAATAA
- a CDS encoding class I SAM-dependent methyltransferase, whose amino-acid sequence MENKIKNKEIQAYINANLNTDLHALLLKKSPFPDVSMQEIVQQIKGKQTAQKKFPFLLKEGILFPPQLNLEQASSEKTALYKSQILKGKKFIDLTSGFGIDAYYLSENFDDVTLVEQNSELLEIVEHNWTVLQRKASFINQKLEDFLSIHQEHFDVIYLDPARRDQNKNKVFLLEDLSPDILQIKEKLLAMADQVVVKLSPLIDLKYLLSVLHGIFRIEIIAVKNDVKEAVIFLSNEENEEIEVNCINLESGESDFTFTFGEEENTQAGYSEPEKFIYIPNNAILKAGVFNLISNRFGLKKLHPNTHIYTSDQMVSDFPGRILEMEVIESKQVKKKEQFNIISKNYPLKPEDIKKKYGVKDGGEGYLIFTQSKKGKIILKSV is encoded by the coding sequence GTGGAAAATAAAATAAAAAACAAAGAAATTCAAGCCTATATCAATGCCAATCTAAATACAGATCTGCATGCTCTTCTGTTGAAAAAATCCCCGTTTCCAGACGTTTCAATGCAGGAAATTGTACAGCAGATCAAAGGAAAACAGACTGCTCAGAAAAAGTTTCCATTTCTGTTGAAAGAGGGAATTCTTTTCCCGCCACAGCTCAATTTGGAGCAGGCATCCTCAGAAAAAACGGCACTTTACAAATCACAAATCCTTAAAGGCAAAAAATTCATTGACCTGACCAGCGGTTTCGGGATCGATGCTTATTATTTATCTGAAAACTTTGATGATGTGACTTTAGTTGAGCAGAATTCAGAATTATTGGAGATTGTAGAGCATAACTGGACGGTTTTACAGCGAAAAGCCTCATTTATCAATCAAAAGCTGGAAGATTTTTTAAGCATTCATCAAGAACACTTTGATGTCATCTATTTAGATCCTGCAAGAAGAGACCAGAACAAAAATAAAGTCTTTCTTCTGGAAGACCTTTCACCGGATATTCTTCAGATTAAGGAAAAACTTCTTGCCATGGCAGATCAGGTTGTTGTAAAATTATCTCCTTTGATTGATTTGAAGTACCTTCTGTCGGTTTTGCATGGTATTTTCAGAATAGAAATCATAGCCGTAAAAAACGATGTGAAAGAGGCGGTTATTTTCCTTTCAAATGAAGAAAATGAAGAAATTGAAGTGAATTGTATCAATCTTGAAAGCGGAGAATCTGACTTTACATTTACATTTGGGGAAGAAGAAAATACCCAGGCGGGATATTCTGAACCCGAAAAGTTCATCTATATTCCCAATAACGCTATTTTGAAAGCCGGAGTTTTTAATTTGATCTCAAACAGGTTCGGGCTCAAAAAACTGCATCCGAATACCCATATTTATACTTCAGATCAAATGGTGAGTGATTTTCCGGGAAGAATTTTAGAGATGGAAGTAATTGAATCCAAGCAGGTTAAAAAGAAAGAGCAGTTCAATATCATTTCAAAAAATTATCCTTTAAAGCCTGAAGATATCAAAAAGAAATACGGTGTAAAAGACGGGGGAGAAGGCTACCTTATTTTTACACAATCCAAAAAAGGTAAAATTATTTTAAAATCAGTATAA
- a CDS encoding DinB family protein, with product MKEKLIDLFEYTNHFNKEVIDAISENITKVDDKTISLINHTLNAQQIWNARVLGEKQFGAWQINPFEDLVEINHQNYLKSIDIIQKFDLDKRTEYQNSGGTKFENSIFEMLFHAINHSTYHRGQINSLLKQNGIKPLLTDYIFYKR from the coding sequence ATGAAAGAAAAGCTGATTGATTTATTTGAATATACCAATCATTTCAACAAGGAAGTGATTGATGCTATTTCTGAAAACATCACAAAAGTAGATGACAAAACAATCAGTCTGATCAATCACACCCTTAATGCCCAGCAGATATGGAATGCAAGAGTATTAGGTGAAAAACAATTTGGAGCCTGGCAGATCAATCCTTTTGAGGATCTTGTAGAAATCAATCATCAGAATTATTTGAAAAGTATTGATATCATTCAAAAATTTGATCTTGACAAAAGAACAGAATACCAAAACTCCGGGGGAACAAAGTTTGAAAACAGTATTTTTGAAATGCTGTTCCACGCCATCAACCATTCAACGTATCACAGAGGTCAGATCAATTCTTTACTTAAACAGAATGGTATCAAACCTTTACTAACAGATTATATTTTTTACAAAAGATAG
- a CDS encoding methylmalonyl-CoA mutase family protein, with translation MSNRDILPNWEILVKKQLKTEDIYSILKKENLEGIDVQPFYSEVQKPLVNLPKVEENTHLVARYHESLEEDVFAFILDQNVETLEQKTLFVNNKALAGHISPQEEDQYFSLIDVFKENEGVIDDQLAKELLSKDFKRNICVDISLHQNAGAAIYQQLGIALAKAKELVEVYGPEILKKLIFRIAVGGNYFFEMAKLRAFKIVFNQLSKEYDLDETPYIFAETSLRNKAVADSENNLIRSTLELASAMIAGADAVFSTNYLVSRSTDNSEEISFKQQIVLAYESIINVFEDASNGSYYVEDITRQIAEKSWALFIEMEEGGGYLELVKQGIVQKKIYDHAVEEQKWVEEGKIKLIGVNLYPKLDVKRSIEDMYSQKEIKAVRWAEMFE, from the coding sequence ATGTCAAATAGAGATATACTTCCAAACTGGGAAATTTTAGTCAAAAAACAGCTTAAAACAGAAGACATTTATTCTATTCTAAAGAAAGAAAATCTTGAAGGAATTGATGTACAGCCTTTTTACAGCGAAGTTCAAAAACCGTTGGTAAATCTGCCGAAAGTTGAAGAAAATACCCATCTGGTTGCCAGATATCATGAAAGCCTGGAAGAAGATGTATTTGCATTTATTTTGGATCAGAATGTAGAAACTCTTGAACAGAAAACACTTTTTGTCAACAATAAAGCTCTTGCCGGCCATATCAGCCCGCAGGAAGAAGACCAGTATTTTTCATTAATTGACGTTTTTAAAGAAAATGAAGGTGTAATTGATGACCAGCTGGCCAAAGAACTCCTTTCCAAAGATTTTAAAAGAAATATCTGCGTTGATATTTCACTTCACCAGAATGCAGGAGCGGCCATTTACCAGCAGCTGGGAATTGCTCTGGCAAAAGCAAAAGAACTGGTTGAAGTATATGGACCAGAAATTTTAAAGAAACTGATCTTCAGAATAGCCGTCGGAGGAAACTATTTCTTTGAAATGGCTAAACTGAGAGCTTTTAAAATAGTATTCAACCAGCTTTCTAAAGAATATGACCTGGATGAAACACCCTATATTTTTGCTGAAACTTCTCTGAGAAATAAAGCGGTTGCAGACAGTGAAAATAACCTGATCCGTTCTACATTAGAGCTGGCTTCCGCAATGATTGCAGGAGCTGATGCTGTTTTCAGTACCAACTACCTGGTGAGCAGAAGTACGGATAATTCCGAAGAGATTTCTTTCAAACAACAGATTGTTCTGGCGTATGAAAGTATCATCAATGTATTTGAAGACGCATCGAACGGCAGTTATTACGTAGAAGACATTACCCGTCAGATTGCAGAAAAATCTTGGGCCTTATTCATTGAGATGGAAGAAGGTGGCGGTTACCTTGAGCTTGTAAAACAGGGAATCGTTCAGAAAAAGATCTATGATCACGCTGTTGAAGAGCAGAAATGGGTGGAAGAAGGAAAAATAAAGCTCATCGGAGTCAATCTGTACCCCAAATTGGACGTTAAAAGATCAATTGAGGATATGTACAGCCAAAAAGAAATTAAAGCCGTACGTTGGGCTGAAATGTTTGAGTAA
- a CDS encoding FtsB family cell division protein encodes MEENKLIKDIQPKSETFKIIQKYILNKYTITICMFLVWMIFFDKTSFLVINELNGEISRYEDQLEYYKKEYEKNDTFYKKLMNNKSEKEKYARENYFMKKPDEEIFILVVDSANVAKK; translated from the coding sequence ATGGAAGAAAACAAACTTATTAAAGACATCCAGCCGAAGTCCGAAACATTCAAAATTATTCAGAAATATATTCTGAATAAATACACCATTACCATCTGTATGTTTCTGGTCTGGATGATTTTCTTTGATAAAACCTCTTTCCTCGTTATTAATGAACTGAACGGCGAGATCAGCCGATATGAAGACCAGCTGGAATACTATAAAAAGGAATATGAAAAAAATGATACCTTTTATAAAAAGCTGATGAACAATAAATCGGAAAAAGAAAAATACGCAAGAGAAAATTATTTTATGAAAAAACCGGATGAAGAAATCTTCATTCTGGTCGTAGACAGTGCCAACGTCGCCAAAAAATAA
- the udk gene encoding uridine kinase, with translation MLVIGIAGGTGSGKTTVVDKILQQLDIEGMNILSQDNYYHDNQNLTLTEREALNYDHPKSIDFDLMIKHVKALKNSEPIEQPIYSFVTHSRTGDHVTVEPKNVLVVEGILVLTNKELLKEFDLKVFVHADSDERLIRRIRRDTQERGRDLSEVLHRYQTTLKPMHQEFIEPSKNEADLIIPNMRQNSVAIDFLTTVIKNSLRKH, from the coding sequence ATGCTTGTAATAGGAATTGCTGGAGGTACAGGATCCGGCAAAACTACAGTTGTTGACAAAATACTTCAACAGCTTGATATTGAAGGAATGAACATCCTTTCCCAGGATAATTATTATCACGACAACCAGAATCTGACACTGACCGAGAGAGAAGCGCTCAATTATGACCATCCGAAGTCTATAGATTTTGATTTAATGATCAAACACGTAAAAGCTTTAAAAAATAGTGAGCCTATAGAACAGCCCATTTACAGCTTTGTAACGCATTCCCGAACAGGCGACCATGTCACTGTAGAACCTAAGAATGTATTGGTAGTAGAAGGTATTCTAGTCCTTACAAATAAAGAATTATTGAAAGAATTCGATTTAAAAGTATTCGTTCATGCCGATTCTGACGAAAGACTCATCAGGAGAATCAGGAGGGATACCCAGGAAAGGGGAAGAGACCTGAGTGAAGTTCTTCACCGTTATCAGACCACACTGAAGCCAATGCATCAGGAATTCATAGAACCATCCAAGAATGAAGCCGATTTGATCATTCCCAATATGAGACAGAATTCCGTAGCGATTGATTTTTTAACTACTGTTATTAAAAATTCGTTGAGAAAACATTAA
- a CDS encoding T9SS type A sorting domain-containing protein, whose product MKQKITSLILCGILCCSALNAQESSYETSARGWIKENTRNLGIPGFSTLKLHAVRKGNTGETLRFQQMIKEVPVFQSEILIHFNKEGKISYTGTESLKQNLKEVDTAPSFPASEALQKAHIASKTKGAITFEENKIFVYNTESGDTKLVYRVVTSSFDNPGSWETIIDAKTGSVISMKDISVKHHDKNDPSLKEKDKKIKAKKAPVTGSAYIFEPDPLSKTGSAYAGNFVDNNDATNASLDAARTLVTIPEIDLTGGVYTLKGTYAEIKDIEAPATGLFTQSTNQFLFNRNDQGFEAVNAYWHLDNSLRYINVTLGIVCKPSQNNGVLRFDPHGFNGSDNSHYLSGSESLGFGEGGVDDAEDADVILHELGHGIHHWLAGGISNADGLSEGCGDYWAHSYSRSLNQWPSSAPEYQWMFNWDGHNPFWPGRITNTTMIYPGSGSYYDKAQIWSAALMRIYDRIGKEKTDRAFLEGLDLTTSTTNQQNAAIAVRQAAIDMLGQFGFNCSNITAMTEEFTAAGYVLPEYSCVLSTKETVKENLISVYPNPTSDMLTVTLKGNKEEKAEIYNMEGRKVMETTVGNGKNKIDVSNLQSGNYILNIKGIESSTKFIKK is encoded by the coding sequence ATGAAACAAAAAATTACTTCGCTGATTCTCTGTGGTATATTATGCTGTTCTGCTTTAAATGCTCAGGAATCATCTTATGAAACTTCAGCCAGAGGCTGGATCAAAGAAAACACAAGAAATTTAGGAATTCCAGGATTCAGTACATTGAAACTACATGCAGTACGTAAAGGAAATACAGGAGAAACGCTGCGTTTTCAGCAGATGATCAAAGAGGTTCCGGTTTTTCAGTCTGAAATACTAATTCATTTCAATAAAGAAGGGAAAATAAGTTATACGGGTACAGAAAGTTTGAAACAAAATCTGAAGGAAGTTGATACAGCTCCTTCTTTTCCTGCATCAGAAGCACTTCAAAAAGCCCATATAGCTTCTAAAACAAAAGGTGCGATAACTTTTGAAGAGAACAAAATTTTTGTTTATAATACAGAGTCAGGGGACACGAAACTGGTTTACAGAGTTGTGACGAGTTCTTTCGACAATCCCGGTAGCTGGGAAACCATTATAGATGCAAAAACAGGCAGTGTAATAAGCATGAAAGACATCTCTGTAAAGCATCACGATAAAAATGATCCGTCTCTTAAGGAAAAAGATAAAAAAATAAAGGCAAAGAAAGCTCCTGTAACCGGAAGCGCCTATATTTTCGAACCAGATCCTTTGTCTAAAACGGGATCAGCTTATGCAGGTAATTTTGTAGATAATAATGATGCTACCAATGCCAGTCTGGATGCTGCAAGAACTTTAGTAACAATTCCTGAAATTGATCTTACAGGAGGAGTATATACTTTAAAAGGAACTTATGCGGAGATTAAAGATATAGAAGCACCTGCTACAGGGCTTTTTACACAATCAACCAATCAGTTTTTATTTAACAGAAACGACCAGGGATTTGAAGCTGTCAATGCCTATTGGCACCTTGACAACAGCCTTAGGTACATCAACGTAACTTTAGGAATTGTCTGCAAACCTTCACAAAACAACGGGGTATTAAGATTTGATCCGCATGGTTTTAACGGTTCGGATAATTCTCACTATCTGAGCGGAAGTGAATCACTTGGATTTGGAGAAGGCGGTGTAGATGATGCTGAAGATGCTGATGTAATCCTTCATGAATTAGGACACGGAATCCATCACTGGCTCGCCGGAGGAATTTCTAACGCAGACGGTCTGAGCGAGGGATGCGGGGACTACTGGGCGCATTCTTACAGCAGAAGCTTAAATCAATGGCCTTCATCAGCTCCCGAGTATCAGTGGATGTTTAACTGGGACGGGCATAATCCTTTCTGGCCGGGAAGAATAACCAATACAACCATGATTTACCCGGGATCAGGATCGTATTATGATAAAGCCCAGATCTGGTCTGCAGCACTTATGCGGATTTATGACAGAATCGGGAAAGAGAAAACAGACAGAGCCTTTTTGGAAGGATTGGATCTTACGACCTCCACTACCAACCAGCAGAATGCAGCTATTGCGGTAAGACAGGCTGCAATAGATATGTTAGGGCAGTTTGGATTCAATTGTAGCAATATCACGGCTATGACAGAAGAATTTACAGCAGCCGGATATGTACTTCCGGAATACAGCTGTGTATTGAGCACCAAAGAAACAGTGAAAGAAAATCTGATTTCAGTGTATCCAAATCCTACTTCTGATATGCTGACTGTAACATTGAAAGGAAATAAAGAAGAAAAAGCCGAAATCTATAATATGGAGGGCCGAAAAGTAATGGAAACAACCGTAGGAAACGGTAAAAATAAAATTGATGTTTCCAATCTTCAGTCCGGAAATTATATTCTGAACATAAAAGGAATTGAATCCTCAACTAAATTTATAAAAAAATAA
- a CDS encoding ATP-dependent Clp protease adaptor ClpS, with the protein MIFYNSIKDYEDPKRQYEEEVLVLDDTDEVYKLVLHNDDIHTFDYVIDCLVEICKHTLEQAEQCTMLVHYKGKCTVKTGSLDLLKPMHEKLLSRELSSEIV; encoded by the coding sequence ATGATTTTTTATAACAGCATAAAAGATTACGAAGACCCCAAGAGACAGTATGAAGAAGAAGTACTGGTCCTGGATGATACGGATGAAGTGTATAAATTGGTTCTCCATAATGATGACATTCACACATTTGATTATGTAATAGACTGTCTGGTGGAGATCTGCAAACACACACTGGAACAGGCAGAGCAATGTACCATGCTGGTGCATTACAAAGGCAAATGCACGGTAAAAACAGGTTCACTGGACCTTCTGAAGCCCATGCATGAAAAACTGCTTTCAAGAGAATTATCAAGCGAAATAGTATAA
- a CDS encoding hemolysin family protein has product MDSDIVRLLLALFLVLLNGFFVAAEFSIVKVRYSQIQLKAAEGNSMAKQAEHIIKHLDEYLSATQLGITLASLALGWVGESALHHVVESIFHSLSVELTQATITTISVVTSFVLITVMHIVFGELIPKSIAIRKSEATTMATAVPLRVFYTIFKPFIWLMNLMSNTFLRLVKIHPASEQEIHSTEELQLLVKQSADSGEIEEENYEIIKNAFDFTDHSAKQIMVPRQNITSIDFEEDINEIINKIMDSGYSRIPVYLNSIDNIIGILYTKEIIREFVKRKGELNHDDLKDLMRDAFFVVGSKKISDLLKIFQQKKQHLAIVIDEFGGTEGIITLEDILEELVGEIQDEEDDEDKLVDKMGENTYWVQATQPLDEINEHLPKKLPLSEESEYNSLAGFILHELQDIPEENQEFNLENYHFKILKMNNKSVELVELVYEGPNILSDLADKIGEV; this is encoded by the coding sequence ATGGACTCGGACATAGTCAGGCTTTTGCTAGCCTTATTTCTTGTTTTACTAAATGGCTTTTTCGTAGCCGCAGAATTTTCAATAGTTAAAGTTCGTTATTCACAAATCCAGTTAAAAGCCGCCGAAGGTAACTCTATGGCAAAGCAGGCAGAGCATATTATCAAGCATCTTGATGAGTATCTATCCGCAACACAGCTTGGTATTACCTTAGCGTCTCTTGCGTTGGGTTGGGTAGGTGAAAGCGCTTTACATCACGTAGTTGAAAGTATCTTCCACTCTTTGAGCGTTGAACTTACCCAAGCAACAATCACCACCATTTCAGTGGTGACAAGCTTTGTATTAATTACGGTGATGCACATTGTATTCGGAGAACTTATTCCAAAATCAATTGCAATCAGAAAATCTGAAGCGACTACAATGGCTACAGCAGTTCCATTGAGAGTTTTTTATACCATCTTCAAACCATTTATCTGGTTGATGAATTTAATGTCTAATACTTTTTTAAGATTAGTAAAGATACATCCCGCTTCCGAACAGGAAATTCACTCTACGGAAGAACTTCAGCTTTTGGTAAAACAAAGTGCCGATAGTGGTGAAATTGAAGAAGAGAACTATGAGATCATCAAAAATGCATTTGATTTTACAGATCATTCTGCCAAGCAGATCATGGTACCAAGACAGAATATTACCTCTATTGATTTTGAAGAAGATATCAACGAAATTATCAATAAGATCATGGATAGCGGCTACTCCCGTATTCCTGTATATCTTAATTCCATAGATAATATTATTGGTATTCTATATACAAAAGAAATTATCAGAGAATTTGTAAAAAGAAAAGGGGAGCTTAACCATGATGATCTTAAAGACCTCATGCGTGATGCCTTTTTCGTGGTAGGAAGTAAAAAGATTTCAGACCTTCTCAAAATATTCCAGCAGAAAAAACAGCACCTTGCCATCGTTATTGACGAATTTGGAGGGACAGAAGGTATTATCACTCTGGAAGATATTTTGGAAGAATTGGTAGGCGAAATTCAGGATGAAGAAGATGATGAAGATAAACTGGTCGATAAAATGGGCGAAAATACCTATTGGGTTCAGGCTACACAGCCATTAGATGAGATTAATGAGCATCTACCCAAGAAATTGCCTCTTTCTGAAGAAAGTGAATACAATTCGCTGGCTGGTTTTATCCTTCATGAATTGCAGGATATTCCGGAAGAAAACCAGGAATTCAATTTGGAAAACTATCATTTCAAGATTCTGAAAATGAATAATAAGAGTGTTGAGCTCGTAGAATTAGTGTATGAAGGCCCGAACATCCTTAGTGATCTGGCCGATAAAATAGGAGAAGTTTAA